From a single Oceanobacillus kimchii X50 genomic region:
- a CDS encoding TRAP transporter large permease: MDVTVWTAIILFGSFFLLLFIGVPIAVSITISSFVSILILLPMTPSLLAVSQQIITGLDSTVLLALVFFMLAGSIMNNGGIADRLINLAKLIGGRMSGSLAHTNIIGNTLFGAISGSAIAAAATMGRIMHPQEKKAGYDPSYAAAVNIASAPTGLIIPPSGMPIIYSLLTGGTSIGALFIAGYLPGLLMIALMMIVAYILAKKAKYPVSKPISGGESFKVIIQAIPSLLLIIIVIGGIAGGIFTATEGAAVAVLYAAILSVIYRQLKLTDIPKILRETTIYSGIIMLLIGASTAMSWVLAYAGIPQAITSSLLSITNNTVILLLIMLVILLVVGTFMDIAPALLIFTPIFFPVATQMGIDPVHFGMIMAVALAIGVTTPPIGTVLFIGSSVSGVPIEKIIPKLLIFYIPLIVALLLVAFIPEISLFLPRLFGLLD; encoded by the coding sequence ATGGATGTAACCGTCTGGACAGCCATTATATTATTTGGATCGTTTTTCTTACTCTTATTTATTGGCGTACCGATCGCCGTAAGTATCACTATTTCTTCTTTTGTTTCTATTTTAATTCTATTGCCAATGACACCATCCTTATTAGCGGTGTCCCAACAAATTATTACCGGTCTAGATAGTACGGTGTTATTAGCGCTTGTTTTCTTTATGTTGGCTGGAAGTATTATGAACAATGGCGGGATTGCCGATCGGCTGATTAATTTAGCGAAGTTAATTGGTGGAAGAATGTCCGGTTCACTCGCACATACGAATATTATCGGAAATACATTATTTGGTGCGATATCTGGTTCAGCAATTGCCGCAGCAGCAACGATGGGACGGATTATGCACCCTCAAGAGAAAAAAGCAGGATATGACCCTTCGTATGCAGCAGCTGTAAATATTGCTTCTGCACCGACAGGATTAATTATCCCTCCAAGCGGGATGCCAATTATTTATTCTCTATTAACCGGCGGAACATCGATTGGCGCTTTATTTATCGCAGGATATTTGCCAGGTCTATTGATGATTGCGCTAATGATGATTGTCGCTTATATATTAGCTAAAAAAGCCAAATACCCTGTTTCAAAGCCAATCAGTGGTGGCGAATCATTCAAAGTAATTATACAAGCAATCCCTAGCTTATTATTAATTATTATTGTCATAGGTGGAATTGCCGGAGGGATTTTCACAGCGACGGAAGGAGCAGCAGTGGCTGTGCTATATGCCGCTATTCTTAGCGTCATTTACCGTCAGTTAAAACTAACCGATATCCCTAAAATACTTAGAGAAACGACGATTTATTCTGGTATTATCATGTTATTAATAGGAGCATCTACCGCGATGTCATGGGTGCTTGCATACGCAGGTATACCACAGGCTATTACGAGCAGTCTATTAAGTATTACAAATAATACAGTAATTCTATTATTAATCATGTTAGTCATTTTACTAGTAGTTGGAACATTTATGGATATTGCACCAGCTCTATTAATTTTTACACCGATATTCTTCCCTGTAGCAACGCAAATGGGTATCGATCCTGTTCATTTTGGAATGATTATGGCAGTAGCCCTTGCTATTGGTGTGACAACTCCGCCAATTGGAACTGTGTTATTTATCGGAAGTAGTGTCAGTGGTGTACCTATAGAAAAAATTATACCGAAGCTACTGATCTTCTATATCCCATTAATTGTAGCACTATTGTTAGTTGCGTTTATTCCAGAAATCAGCTTATTCTTACCGAGGTTATTTGGATTATTGGATTAA
- a CDS encoding FMN-dependent NADH-azoreductase: MNILVVKSNNRPDGVSSKMYDTFMDTIKEENHLDVAVYDVFKEDMPYFGQDYFNALIKLQSGEKLSEIEQRILDAKQKAKDLFAAADLVVFAFPLWNLTIPAKLQTFIDYIDEAGYTFKYSENGTPVYLMPDKKIIFLNARGGDYSLPEMQKMEHAVNYMRDIFVGMFGMNVTDEIIIEGHNAMPDKAEEIIKNGNRKVAETARKLMQKV; this comes from the coding sequence ATGAATATATTAGTAGTAAAATCCAATAATCGACCAGATGGTGTATCAAGTAAAATGTATGATACATTTATGGATACAATTAAAGAAGAAAATCATTTGGATGTAGCGGTGTATGATGTTTTTAAAGAAGATATGCCATATTTCGGTCAGGATTATTTCAATGCCTTAATCAAATTACAAAGTGGCGAAAAATTATCTGAAATAGAACAGCGTATTTTAGATGCAAAACAAAAAGCGAAAGATCTGTTTGCCGCGGCTGATCTGGTCGTCTTCGCGTTTCCATTGTGGAATTTAACGATTCCTGCCAAGCTTCAAACCTTTATTGATTATATTGATGAAGCTGGCTATACCTTTAAATATAGTGAAAATGGTACACCAGTATATTTGATGCCAGACAAAAAAATCATTTTTCTTAATGCACGTGGTGGGGATTACTCTTTACCAGAAATGCAAAAAATGGAACACGCTGTTAATTATATGCGCGATATCTTTGTTGGAATGTTTGGTATGAACGTTACGGATGAGATCATTATTGAAGGGCATAATGCGATGCCTGATAAAGCCGAGGAAATTATTAAAAATGGAAATCGTAAAGTAGCTGAAACAGCAAGAAAATTAATGCAAAAGGTCTAA
- a CDS encoding TRAP transporter substrate-binding protein, which yields MKLYSIKRGLLISTLLLAFFFLNACSATENVASGQEQTTTLTLAHIHNEASPVYQSLEELAEKVEKKTNGSVNIKIYTDGVLGEETKVMELVQNGVIDMTKVNGGVISQFDETFSVFSLPYVFRDDAHFRQFMETDTVSQMYEDLEEVQLRGITFYDAGARSFYTADTKIETPEDLRGLKIRVMNNVTAIDMVELLGASPTPMGATEIYTSLQQGIIDGAESSPIALTDANHGEVAKQFSFDEHTRIPDFLIMSDAAWNKLDATEQQALVEAGQESTEAHNERWDQMIEDSMAQAEEEMGVEFSNPDQAPFRALVEPLLKEQREANHAIDALLKEIEAIE from the coding sequence ATGAAACTTTACTCAATAAAAAGAGGTTTACTGATTAGTACGTTGCTGTTAGCATTCTTCTTTCTAAATGCTTGTTCCGCTACAGAAAATGTAGCATCTGGTCAAGAACAAACAACAACGTTGACACTAGCTCATATTCATAATGAAGCAAGCCCTGTATATCAAAGTTTAGAAGAGTTAGCAGAAAAAGTAGAGAAGAAAACAAATGGATCGGTAAACATCAAAATCTATACAGATGGAGTTCTAGGAGAAGAGACAAAAGTGATGGAACTTGTACAAAATGGCGTCATCGATATGACCAAAGTAAATGGTGGAGTGATATCTCAATTTGATGAGACATTTTCTGTTTTTAGCCTCCCTTATGTCTTTCGAGATGATGCACATTTTCGTCAATTTATGGAAACGGATACAGTGAGCCAAATGTATGAAGATCTAGAAGAAGTACAATTACGTGGAATCACATTTTATGATGCTGGTGCACGAAGTTTCTATACTGCAGACACGAAGATTGAAACGCCTGAAGACTTGAGAGGACTTAAAATTAGAGTAATGAACAATGTAACTGCCATCGATATGGTCGAGTTGCTTGGTGCTTCGCCAACACCAATGGGCGCAACAGAAATATATACGAGCTTGCAACAAGGGATTATCGATGGCGCGGAAAGTAGCCCGATTGCATTAACGGATGCTAATCATGGTGAAGTTGCGAAACAATTTTCGTTTGATGAACATACTAGAATACCAGATTTCCTGATTATGAGTGACGCAGCATGGAATAAATTAGATGCGACCGAACAACAGGCTTTAGTCGAAGCTGGTCAGGAGAGTACAGAAGCACATAATGAAAGATGGGATCAGATGATTGAAGACAGTATGGCCCAAGCAGAAGAAGAAATGGGTGTAGAATTTTCCAATCCTGATCAAGCACCATTCCGAGCATTAGTAGAACCACTGTTAAAAGAACAACGAGAAGCAAATCATGCGATTGACGCATTGCTTAAAGAAATAGAAGCAATAGAGTAA
- a CDS encoding YeiH family protein, whose protein sequence is MQQLHPDNKTRSFYTGICITLIIALMGALLGKIPYLDIVGQLVLAIIIGMVWGHTIGLKNSHRSGVQFSSKKLLRIGIILLGLRLNLSDMYDAGLHAFLYAGLLLTIALVTVYSLARLFHVNKTLSILTACGTAICGAAAIVAIAPLVKAKESTTAVSVAVIAVLGTMFTLIYTLMYPFLPFTDYQYGIFSGGTLHEIAHAVAASTAGGEEAENIAIVVKLTRVALLVPVAILIGIYVKKREPQNDKQGYSLKTLPIPWFIFGFLAMSAINTIGFLPESVVNLLIAAAYLLLSMAMAGLGLNVEFSVFKKFGLHVFLAALLGTLVLIGCGFGFIYLMGLG, encoded by the coding sequence ATGCAGCAATTACATCCAGATAACAAGACACGGTCCTTTTATACAGGAATATGTATTACTCTTATAATTGCCTTGATGGGAGCGTTGCTCGGTAAGATTCCTTACCTCGATATTGTGGGACAACTTGTTCTAGCGATTATTATAGGAATGGTATGGGGACACACCATTGGTTTGAAAAATTCACATCGATCTGGCGTACAGTTTTCCAGTAAAAAGTTGTTAAGGATAGGGATTATTCTATTAGGATTGCGGCTGAATCTATCAGACATGTATGATGCGGGTCTACACGCTTTCCTATATGCCGGATTGCTATTAACGATTGCATTGGTGACCGTCTATAGCTTGGCGAGGTTGTTTCATGTTAATAAGACATTAAGTATATTGACGGCTTGTGGAACGGCAATATGTGGAGCTGCTGCGATTGTTGCTATTGCCCCTTTAGTAAAAGCGAAAGAAAGCACGACAGCAGTCAGTGTCGCTGTTATTGCTGTACTTGGGACGATGTTTACACTTATTTATACATTGATGTACCCTTTCTTACCATTTACCGATTATCAGTACGGTATTTTTTCGGGAGGGACGTTGCATGAAATTGCTCATGCAGTAGCTGCTTCGACTGCTGGGGGAGAAGAAGCGGAGAATATTGCTATTGTGGTAAAACTAACTAGAGTTGCCTTACTTGTTCCCGTAGCTATATTGATCGGTATCTATGTAAAGAAAAGAGAACCCCAAAACGATAAGCAAGGTTATTCCTTAAAAACGCTCCCTATACCATGGTTTATATTCGGTTTTCTTGCCATGAGTGCGATTAATACAATTGGATTCTTACCTGAAAGTGTCGTGAACTTGCTGATTGCAGCAGCATATCTGCTTTTAAGTATGGCAATGGCTGGTTTAGGCTTAAATGTGGAGTTCTCTGTATTTAAGAAGTTCGGTTTGCATGTCTTCTTGGCAGCATTACTAGGAACATTGGTTTTAATCGGATGCGGATTTGGTTTCATATACTTGATGGGCTTAGGCTAG
- a CDS encoding FMN-binding glutamate synthase family protein — protein sequence MEFSATNIILLATCLLVIAIIIIPLLMFGYIYGKDRKQDQHAILRNFPILGKLRYIFEKTGPELRQYLFDDDRSGKPFSRKDYQDIVMPAKYQKNMLGFGSIRDFEKADFYVKNAMFPKQQSELEVDNDKEIHSKVYEIQEDNLLSRKEELQDKPIKPWLLTDKNTVVIGPSSRAPFRVKSLVGMSAMSYGSLGEHAITALSKGIGMAGGAWMNTGEGGLSDYHLKGDTDIIAQIGPGLFGVRSKNGEFSWDLLKKKAAIPQVKAFELKLAQGAKTRGGHVDAEKVTEEIANIRNVEPYKEINSPNRFNEFDDVPTMFSFIEKIRNHTGLPVGIKVVLGSSDSFEEIASYMKESGIGPDFITIDGSEGGTGASFQELADRVGLPVKSAVMIVDQTLKKYGIRDRTKIIASGKLFTADRIAVVLAMGADLVNIARAFMISVGCIMAQICHTNRCPVGVATTDAKLQEALVIDEKQYRALNYLVTLRESLFRISAAAGLTSPTGFNHEHISYIDEHHRVKNLEEWYTMQKSASTP from the coding sequence ATGGAGTTTTCTGCTACAAATATCATTTTGTTAGCAACATGTTTGCTTGTTATTGCCATCATTATCATTCCACTACTTATGTTTGGATATATATATGGAAAAGACCGGAAACAAGATCAGCATGCAATTTTACGTAACTTTCCGATACTTGGAAAACTACGCTATATTTTTGAAAAAACCGGTCCAGAGCTCCGGCAGTATTTATTTGATGATGATAGATCTGGAAAGCCTTTTTCACGTAAGGACTATCAAGATATTGTCATGCCTGCAAAATATCAAAAGAATATGCTCGGATTCGGTTCGATTCGTGACTTTGAAAAGGCTGACTTCTATGTAAAAAATGCCATGTTTCCAAAGCAACAGAGTGAACTTGAAGTAGATAACGACAAAGAGATTCATTCAAAAGTTTACGAGATTCAAGAGGATAACCTTCTCAGCCGGAAGGAAGAACTACAAGATAAACCTATAAAACCGTGGTTACTTACCGATAAAAATACAGTGGTGATTGGCCCTTCTTCCCGTGCTCCCTTCCGTGTAAAAAGTTTGGTAGGCATGTCCGCAATGAGCTATGGTTCCCTCGGAGAACATGCGATTACAGCACTATCGAAAGGAATTGGCATGGCTGGCGGAGCGTGGATGAATACAGGTGAAGGCGGCTTATCCGATTATCATCTAAAAGGGGACACCGATATTATCGCGCAAATTGGACCTGGTCTATTCGGTGTGCGTTCTAAAAATGGAGAGTTTAGCTGGGATCTTTTGAAAAAGAAAGCAGCGATACCACAGGTGAAGGCATTTGAACTCAAACTTGCCCAAGGAGCGAAAACACGTGGCGGACATGTGGACGCAGAGAAAGTCACAGAAGAGATTGCAAATATTCGTAACGTCGAACCATACAAAGAAATTAACAGTCCGAATCGATTCAATGAATTTGATGATGTACCGACCATGTTTTCGTTTATCGAAAAAATACGCAATCATACCGGGTTACCTGTTGGAATAAAGGTTGTTCTCGGAAGTTCGGATTCCTTTGAAGAAATTGCATCTTATATGAAAGAATCAGGAATAGGACCTGATTTTATAACCATTGACGGTTCAGAAGGAGGCACTGGTGCTTCCTTTCAAGAACTCGCAGACCGTGTTGGATTACCAGTAAAATCAGCAGTGATGATCGTGGATCAAACATTGAAAAAATATGGGATTCGTGACCGTACAAAGATTATTGCCTCCGGAAAACTTTTTACCGCAGATCGCATCGCAGTGGTTTTAGCGATGGGCGCTGATCTAGTCAATATTGCACGCGCATTTATGATATCAGTAGGATGCATTATGGCACAGATTTGTCATACGAATCGTTGCCCTGTCGGCGTCGCAACGACTGATGCGAAACTGCAAGAAGCACTCGTCATTGATGAAAAACAATATCGTGCACTAAATTACCTTGTGACCCTTCGCGAGAGCCTGTTTCGTATTTCTGCAGCAGCAGGGCTAACCAGTCCAACAGGCTTTAATCATGAACACATTTCGTATATAGATGAACATCATCGTGTGAAAAATTTAGAAGAATGGTATACCATGCAAAAATCCGCATCAACACCTTAA
- a CDS encoding Gfo/Idh/MocA family protein: MKQTCDIVLVGIAGYGEIYLQALEERGYLAWVKGVVDIQPERSTYFSKLEALGIPCYLSLDEFYKQASADLAIISSPIHLHARQSITAMENGSNVLCEKPIAGSLEEANQMRETRDKTGRFLAVGFNWSFSTPVQQLKKDIQEGRFGKPLRGKSLVLWPRNKQYFQRSNWAGKRLGPNGEAIYDSIANNAASHFLHHLLYVLGDTTKQSAKIESLKVELYKANPIETFDTCALRANTEQSVELVYLVSHAVDSTIGPNVTLECEHATITYEAGGNMQAVFKDGATKSYGDPEAAHSQKLDVCIQAVLNEETSIPCSIEAAYSHLISIEYIHRSISKVPHFPASIIKQDAHTQQTYVHQLEENFLSCYDAYKLPSEMNILWSQQPTTIQIPENSYPYE; encoded by the coding sequence TTGAAACAAACATGTGATATTGTCTTAGTCGGCATCGCCGGATATGGCGAAATTTACTTACAAGCTTTAGAAGAAAGAGGATACCTGGCTTGGGTTAAGGGTGTCGTAGATATACAGCCTGAACGCAGTACCTATTTTTCTAAACTAGAAGCACTAGGAATTCCTTGTTATTTATCCCTTGATGAATTTTACAAACAAGCTTCTGCGGACTTAGCGATTATTTCTAGTCCCATTCATTTACATGCACGACAATCGATTACTGCAATGGAAAATGGCAGTAATGTTCTTTGTGAGAAACCAATTGCTGGATCATTAGAAGAAGCCAATCAAATGCGCGAAACAAGAGATAAAACCGGACGCTTTTTAGCTGTTGGGTTTAATTGGTCGTTCAGCACGCCTGTACAGCAATTAAAAAAGGACATACAAGAAGGACGGTTCGGAAAGCCATTACGTGGGAAAAGTCTCGTGCTATGGCCTCGAAATAAACAGTACTTCCAGCGCTCCAATTGGGCAGGCAAACGCCTCGGCCCAAACGGGGAAGCTATATACGATAGCATCGCTAATAACGCAGCATCCCACTTCCTCCACCATCTCCTTTATGTATTAGGAGATACAACCAAACAAAGTGCGAAAATTGAAAGTTTAAAAGTAGAGTTATACAAAGCGAATCCTATCGAAACTTTTGATACATGTGCGTTACGAGCGAACACAGAACAGTCTGTAGAATTGGTATACCTCGTTTCTCATGCGGTCGATTCTACAATTGGTCCCAATGTTACTTTAGAATGTGAACACGCCACGATTACCTATGAAGCAGGAGGCAATATGCAAGCTGTGTTTAAAGATGGAGCAACGAAAAGTTACGGAGATCCTGAGGCTGCACATTCTCAGAAGCTAGATGTGTGTATTCAAGCTGTGTTAAACGAAGAAACCTCCATCCCTTGTAGTATAGAAGCTGCATATTCACATTTAATTAGTATTGAATACATACATCGATCAATTTCGAAAGTCCCACATTTTCCTGCGTCAATCATAAAACAAGATGCTCATACACAACAAACATACGTGCACCAATTAGAAGAAAACTTTTTATCTTGTTACGATGCGTATAAGCTCCCAAGTGAAATGAACATTCTTTGGTCGCAGCAACCAACAACGATTCAAATTCCCGAAAATAGCTATCCATACGAATAG
- a CDS encoding TetR/AcrR family transcriptional regulator, with protein sequence MVKENKDLRLIRTRKFIIDSFIDLLEKKDFKSIKISDITTGAMINRATFYHHFYDKYDLLETVTRENLVKSVLQELSNNTDFNEQMLRSAFLSITNYHANLSDRCKRSYDDMTMNIESLLKKELETIISQSLLKKYPDISKEKLRMLSTMLSWMIYAASIDWKQNSDQSPEEYFEYASFSMKQLVKDETFDS encoded by the coding sequence ATGGTTAAGGAGAACAAAGACCTGCGTTTAATTCGCACAAGAAAATTTATTATTGATTCCTTTATCGACCTTTTAGAAAAAAAGGATTTCAAAAGTATAAAAATAAGTGATATCACAACAGGAGCCATGATTAATCGAGCTACCTTTTATCACCATTTTTATGATAAATATGATTTACTTGAAACCGTAACACGAGAAAATTTAGTGAAAAGTGTTCTACAAGAACTTTCGAACAATACAGATTTCAATGAACAAATGCTGCGAAGCGCGTTTTTATCAATAACAAACTATCATGCTAATTTATCTGATCGCTGTAAACGAAGCTATGACGATATGACCATGAATATTGAATCTCTGTTAAAAAAAGAGCTTGAAACGATTATCTCTCAGTCCCTATTAAAAAAGTATCCAGATATAAGTAAAGAAAAATTAAGAATGCTATCGACCATGTTGAGTTGGATGATTTATGCAGCTTCGATTGACTGGAAACAAAATAGCGATCAGTCCCCTGAGGAATATTTTGAATATGCAAGTTTCTCTATGAAGCAATTGGTAAAGGATGAGACGTTCGATAGTTAA
- a CDS encoding TRAP transporter small permease translates to MKKVKRWIDLGLLTITSILILFLVVAAIWQVFTRFVLQDPSIVTQEVLRFSLIWVAVIGAAYAFGQDEHLSLTFLRDKITGQAHKILRWFIDMLVIVFALFVMVIGGFNIAQPTMAELSPILNMPMGLVYGVLPICGVIIIFYQIIHISERQGIDRSNSFEKGENTWM, encoded by the coding sequence GTGAAGAAAGTAAAACGCTGGATTGATTTAGGACTGTTAACCATTACCAGCATCTTAATCTTATTTTTAGTAGTCGCAGCAATATGGCAAGTGTTCACAAGATTCGTATTGCAAGACCCTAGTATTGTCACTCAGGAAGTGTTACGATTTTCGTTAATCTGGGTAGCAGTAATTGGTGCTGCTTATGCATTTGGTCAAGATGAACATTTATCTCTTACCTTTTTAAGAGATAAGATAACTGGTCAAGCTCATAAAATCTTACGTTGGTTCATTGATATGCTCGTCATTGTATTTGCACTATTTGTGATGGTGATTGGTGGTTTTAATATTGCACAACCAACGATGGCGGAACTGTCACCGATTTTGAATATGCCAATGGGATTAGTATATGGTGTTCTTCCAATTTGTGGGGTCATCATCATTTTCTATCAAATCATCCATATTTCGGAACGCCAGGGCATCGATCGCTCCAATTCATTTGAAAAGGGTGAGAATACATGGATGTAA
- a CDS encoding LysR family transcriptional regulator: MHMEELETFIVLAREKNFTRTATKRALSQPTVSVHIKNLENKFATSFIQRTTKRVHLTPEGELFYEHALKIWSQYQQLQEHLYQKKQTASGLIRVGASFTIGEYLLPEVMASLQNQYEQLDFYVTIGNTEKIIDSVRRLEVDIGLVEGSNYTKDVLQSAFKEDRLVIVCSPEYETNFKTLADLHHHKWVIREEGSGTRQYFDHLIQSNGIQVKSTLVISSTQGIKNSVTNGLGLALLSEATIKEELAHGRLKMVPIESLYEKRDFSYVLTKGSQLNRNTQLLIDTLTNGEE; this comes from the coding sequence ATGCATATGGAAGAACTAGAGACCTTTATTGTTCTCGCACGCGAAAAGAATTTTACACGGACAGCAACAAAACGCGCATTGTCTCAACCAACGGTTAGTGTTCATATAAAAAATTTAGAGAACAAGTTTGCAACATCGTTCATCCAACGTACGACGAAGCGTGTTCATCTTACACCTGAAGGGGAGTTGTTTTATGAACATGCATTGAAGATATGGAGTCAATATCAACAGCTCCAAGAACATCTTTATCAAAAGAAACAAACCGCTTCTGGTCTTATTCGAGTAGGGGCTAGTTTTACCATTGGTGAATACCTCCTTCCAGAAGTGATGGCGTCATTGCAGAATCAATACGAGCAGTTAGACTTTTATGTGACGATTGGCAACACGGAAAAGATCATTGATTCTGTTCGCAGACTTGAGGTGGACATCGGACTGGTGGAAGGATCTAACTACACGAAAGACGTGTTACAATCTGCTTTTAAAGAAGATCGACTCGTCATTGTCTGCTCCCCCGAATATGAGACAAATTTTAAAACCTTAGCGGATTTACATCATCATAAATGGGTTATAAGAGAAGAAGGTTCTGGTACACGACAATACTTTGATCACCTCATTCAATCCAATGGAATTCAAGTCAAATCAACTTTGGTTATTAGTTCGACACAAGGGATAAAGAATAGTGTTACCAATGGATTAGGTTTAGCTCTATTGTCTGAAGCAACTATCAAAGAAGAATTAGCTCATGGGAGGCTAAAGATGGTTCCGATTGAATCTCTATATGAAAAACGAGATTTTTCCTATGTCTTAACGAAAGGATCGCAACTAAACCGAAATACACAATTATTAATCGATACATTAACAAATGGAGAGGAATAA